Part of the Vagococcus jeotgali genome, CTGAAATAAAAAAAGACATTCAAATGAATGTCTTTTGATTTCTATTCTTCACCAACGAATGGTAATAATCCCATAATTCTTGCACGTTTAATTGCAATCGTTAATTTACGTTGATATTTAGCGCTTGTTCCTGTAACACGACGAGGTAAAATTTTACCACGTTCAGAAATGAAACGTTTTAATAATTCAACATCTTTATAATCGATATGGTCGATGTGGTTAGCTGTAAAGTAACATACTTTACGACGGCGACGTCCGCCTCTTCTTTGTTGAGCTGCCATTATATAATTGCCCTCCTATTTTAGAATGGTAAATCGTCATCCGAAATATCTATCTGTTCAGATCCACCAAATGGATCACTATCACGATCGAAATTCGGCATGCTATTACCTTGGTTTTGAGATTTCCCAAAGGATGATTGCTGTTGTGTTTGTTGCCCTTGTTGAGAAAAATCATTGAATCCACCAGCAGATTGCTGACTTCTTTGCTCAGAAGCATTTCTTGATTCTAATAATTGGAAATTCTCGCAAACGACTTCAGTAACATATACTTTTTGACCTTGTTGATTCTCATAGTTTCTAGTTTGGATTCTTCCAGTTACTCCCAAAAGAGTACCTTTTTTAGCATAATTAGCTAAAGTTTCAGCAGATTTTCTCCAAATAACACAATTAACAAAATCTGCTTCTCGTTCTCCACTTTGATTCGTAAAGTTACGATTAACAGCTAACGTAAATGTAGCCACGGCTGAACCATTTGAGGTATATCTCAAATCTGGGTCTCTAGTAAGTCTACCAACTAATACAACATTATTAATCATTGGTTAATCTCCTCTCGTTTTTTAATGTTTCACGTGAAACATTTTATGCTTCTTCTTTAACGATCATGTGACGTAACATGTCATCATTGATCTTAGCTAAACGATCAAACTCATTGATTGCATCAGCATTTTCAGCAGAAACTTTAACGATATGATAGATTCCTTCGCGGTAATTTTGGATTTCATAGGCTAAACGACGTTTTTCCCATTGTTTAGATTCCAAAACTTCAGCTCCGTTTTCTGTCAAGATTGTATTAAAGCGATCTACTAAAGCAGTTTTTGCTTCATCATCAATGTTAGGACGAATTATATACATGATTTCATAATTTGATACCTGGCTCATTGATTTTCACCTCCTTATGGACTTAAGGTTCCTAAAAAAATAGGAACAAGGAAAGTAAACTTTGTTTACTCACAGTACAAAATTATACACTTTTATCATATTAATTGCAATACTCTTTTACATATCTTTTAAAAAGTAAACCCGTCACATAATCCTATACAATATAATGACGTAAATAAGAGACTAATAGACACTGGCTATTAGTCTCTTATTTTAATTTATTATGACTCTTTTATTTCTTCAGATTCAACAAATTCAATCTCTTCAACTTCTTTTTCAGCCTCAATAGTTGCCATGGTAGATACTAGAGCATTCTCTTCCAAACGGATTAATCTCACACCTTGGGTAGCACGACCTGTTTGTGAAACGGTACTTAATTCAAAACGAATAATCACACCTTTATTTGTCACTAACATAATATCTTCTGTGCCATCTACAATAGTTAGTCCAGCTAGATTTCCATTCTTTTCGGTAATATTAACCGTCTTAATACCTTTACCACCACGACCCTTTACAGGATACTCAGCAGATGATGTTCGTTTACCATAACCTTTTTCAGTGATAACAAGTACCTCTGTGTCATCTCTTAATATGTCCATGCCAATAACGTAATCATCTTCTCTTAAACGAATACCTCGAACTCCTGCTGCTGTTCTTCCCATAAATCTTACTCGCTCTTCGTTAAACGTTACTGAATAACCTTGATGGGTACCAATGATGATATTCTCATGACCATCAGTTAGGGCAACATTAATTAGTGAATCATCATCTTTTAAACCAATTGCTTTTAAACCATTAGTTCTAATATTAGAAAATTCTGACACTGAAGTACGTTTCACTGTACCAAGTTTGGTTGTAAAGAATAGATACTGATTAGAATCAGCTTTTCCCTCAACACTAATAATCGCTTCAATTTTCTCTGATGAATCAATCCCTAATAAATTAATAATAGGAATTCCTTTGGCAGTGCGACCATATTCTGGTATTTCATAACCTTTAGCACGATATACTTTACCAGTATCTGTAAAGAATAATAAGGTATCATGAGTTGAGCATGATACTAGATTTTCTACAAAATCATCATCATGAACTCCCATCCCTTGAACTCCACGTCCACCACGATTTTGTGTTCGGAATTCTGTACTTGGTAGGCGTTTAATATAGCCATTATGGGTTAAAGTAATAACAATATCCTCTTCTTCTATTAGATCTTCATCTTCAAGACTTAATACTTCTCCCACTAATAACTCTGTACGACGATCATCTCCATATTTTTGTTGAATCTCATCTAATTCTGTTCTAATAATTTCTAATACACGATCAGGATTAGCTAATATGTCTTTTAAATCGGCAATAAAGATTAATAAATTTTGATATTCTGCTTCAATTTTTTCACGTTCTAAACCTGTTAAACGACGTAATCTCATATCTAAAATCGCTTGAGATTGTCTATCTGATAAATTGAAACGTTCAATCAAGGTTGTTTTAGCAATGTCATCTGAATCAGATGAGCGAATAGTTTTAATAATCTCATCAATATGATCTAAGGCAATACGTAGACCTTCTAAAATGTGAGCACGAGCTTCTGCTTTGTTTTTATCAAATTCTGTTCGTCTTACAATAACTTCTTCTTGATGCTCAATGTAATACTCTAAAATAGGTTTTAAACCTAATACTTTAGGTACACCTTTAACAATAGCAAGCATATTAAAACCAAAACTTGTTTGTAGTGATGTTAGTTTATATAAATTATTTAAAACAACTGAGACACTCATATCACGTCTAATTTCAATCACAATACGCATACCTTCTCTAGAAGACTCATCTCTTAAATCAGTAATACCTTCAATCCGCTTCTCACGATGTAATTCTGCAATACGCTCAACTAATTTCGCTTTATTTACCATGTAAGGCAATTCTGTCACAATAATACGTTCACGACCATTTTTCTTCTCTTCGATGTCTACTTTTGCTCGAACAATAATAGAACCTTTTCCAGTATCATAAGCTTTACGAATACCAGATTTACCCATAACCAGACCACCTGTTGGAAAATCTGGTCCTGGTAGAGCTTCCATTAACTCATTTGTTGTTACCTCTGCGTTGTCCATTAATAATTTAATCGCATCAATTACTTCATTTAAATTATGAGGAGGAATATTTGTTGCCATACCAACAGCAATACCTGTCGTTCCATTGACTAAAAGGTTAGGAAATCTTGCAGGAAGTACTTCTGGTTCTCTTTCTGTTTCATCATAATTCTTTTGAAAATTCACTGTATCTTTATTAATATCACGCAACATCTCTGCTGCAATTTTGCTCATACGAGCCTCTGTATAACGCATAGCCGCAGCCCCGTCACCATCAACAGAACCAAAGTTACCATGCCCATCTACAAGCATATAACGGTAACTAAAGGGCTGTGCCATACGAACCATTGATTCATAAATCGCATTGTCACCATGAGGGTGATACTTACCCATAACATCCCCAACAATACGTGCTGATTTTTTATGTGCTTTATCTGGTGTGACACCCATTTCATTCATACCATAAAGAATACGACGATGAACAGGCTTTAATCCATCTCTCACATCAGGTAAGGCACGAGATACGATAACACTCATGGCATAATCGATAAATGATTCTTCCATTTCTTGCGTTAAATTAATATCTTGAATATTCTCTTTAATCTCTTCAGACAAATTCTTCACTCCTCACTCTAACTTAAATATCTAAATTTTTAACATAATGAGCATTTGCTTCAATAAATTCACGTCTTGGTTCTACTTTATCACCCATCAACATCTCAAACACAGCATCAGCTTTGATAGCATCCTCAACACTCACACGTAACATAGTTCTTTTTTCCGGATCCATCGTTGTATCCCATAGTTGGTGATCATCCATCTCCCCTAAACCTTTGTATCGTTGAATATTAGGTTTTGGTGTTGCAGGTAGTGCTTCAATAGCTTCTACTAAACGTTTATCAGCATCTTTTCCAGGTTGAATATAAGTAATATTTTTCCCTTGCTTCACACCATACAATGGTGGTTGAGCGATATAAACATAGCCTGCCTCCACAACTGGACGCATATATCGGTAAAATAATGTTAATAAAAGAGTTCTAATATGTGCCCCATCTACATCAGCATCAGTCATAATAATCAATTTATGGTAACGTGCTTTTGATACGTCAAAATCTTCACCAAATCCAGTACCCATAGCAGTAAATAATGATCTGATTTCTTGGTTAGCTAATATTTTTTCCATGCTTGCTTTTTCAACATTTAAAATCTTACCTCTAATTGGTAAAATCGCTTGAGTTTTACGATCACGCCCAGTTTTAGCAGAACCACCGGCCGAGTCACCCTCGACAATGTATAGCTCACTTTTCTCAGGGTCACGACTTGAACAATCAGCTAATTTACCAGGTAAGCTACTAATCTCTAAAGCACCTTTACGACGAGTTACTTCACGAGCACGTTTTGCAGCTAGTCTAGCTTTAGAAGCTAATATTCCTTTTTCAACAATTCGTTTGGCTACATCTGGATTTTCTAATAAAAATTTATTAAAAGCCTCAGAGAATAAACGATCTGTAACTGTTCTAACTTCTGAATTACCCAGCTTTGTTTTCGTTTGTCCTTCAAATTGTGGTTCCGGATGCTTAATTGAAATAACAGCAGTCATTCCTTCTCTAACATCATCCCCACTTAAATTCTCATCATTTTCTTTAAGAATTTTTTGACGCTTAGCATAGTCATTAATCACACGTGTTAAAGCTGTTCTAAACCCAAATTCATGCGTTCCACCTTCATATGTATGAATGTTATTAGCAAAGCTTAATAAATTAGTATGGTAGCCATCTGTATATTGCAAGGCAACTTCTACAGTAATATCTTGTTGTTCTCCTTCTGTATAAATTGGTTCTTCAAATAAAACTGTTTTATTTTTATTTAAATACTCAACATAGCTTTTAATCCCACCAGCATAATGAAATGCTTCTTTTTTATGTGGTTCTACACGTCTATCTTCAATACTGATTTTTAAATCACGGTTTAGAAATGCTAATTCTCGTATTCTAGAAGCTAATTTATCATATTCAAAAACAGTCGTTTCTTTAAAAATATCACTATCTGGTTTAAAATTAACGATAGTACCACGCTGGTCAGTTTCACCGATAATCGTCAAATCATCAACAACGACACCACGTTCAAATTCTTGGAAATGAACTTTACCGTCTTTTAGTACTTTGACTTGTAATTTTTCTGACAAAGCATTTACAACGGAGGAACCTACACCGTGAAGACCACCTGATACCTTGTATCCTCCGCCTCCAAACTTACCTCCAGCATGTAGTACCGTGAATACCGTTTCAACAGCTGGTCGACCAGTTTTTTCTTGAATACCTACTGGAATACCACGCCCATTATCAATGACGGTAATACTATTATCCTCTTCAATAATGACATTGATTTCAGTACAATGACCAGCTAGGGCTTCATCTATAGAGTTATCAACAATCTCCCATACTAAATGATGCAATCCTTGAGGACCAGTAGAACCTATATACATTCCTGGACGTTTTCTAACAGCTTCTAATCCTTCTAATACTTGAATTTGACTAGCATCATATTCATGTTGATTAAGTTCTTCCTTCATTTCTTTACCTGTCAATATCATCACTTATCCTTTCTACTTCACCATTTGATATATAAAATATCTTGGGCTTTATCTTCAACTTATCTTCTAGATGTCCCACACTTGTTGTAGTTAAAAATGTTTGAAGTTTATTGTCAATAAACTCCATTAGTTGGACTTGTCTATCATCATCTAATTCACTTAAGACGTCATCTAATAAAAGAATTGGGTATTCACCCAATTCTTCATTGATTAATTCTATTTCTGCTAATTTAACACTTAAAGCAGTTGTTCGTTGTTGGCCTTGAGAGCCATATGTCTGAACATTTTGTTCATTTACCATAAAAACCAAATCATCACGATGAGGTCCGACGGTCGTTGTTAGTTGGTTTAGATCCTTATCTTCTGCTTGTTTCAAGTCATGTAATAAAAGCTTATAAATATCAGATTCACTTAACTCAGAAGTTAAACTCATTTGCGACTTATAAAGAATAGCTAAATTTTCTTTACCAAATGATATTTTTTGATGAATTTCATTAGCCCACTTTTCAAGTAACTGAACAAAGTATAACCGTTGTTTTAATACAACACTTCCTGAAGTTGCCAATTGCTCATTTAAAACGTCTAAATATAGGGGATCATGTTTTTTTTGAAAAGCCATCTTTTTCAAATATTGATTTCTTTGTTTCAATACTGTTTGATATTTACTTAGATAATATAAGTATTTGGGATTAATTTGTCCGATTTCCATATCAAGAAACTTACGTCTATTTTGAGGAGATCCTTTAACTAAAGATAAATCCTCTGGAGCAAATAAAATGACGTTTAAATGACCTATATATTGACTAAGCTTAGATTGTTCTAATCCGTTAACTTTAGTTTTTTTTCCCTTACTAGAAACAATCATCGTCAGCTCTATATTGCTATTTTTTTTACCAACTAATCCTTTAATTCTAGCAAAATCTTGATTCCAAGCGATTATTTCTTTTTCATGATTACTTCGGTGACTTTTTGTTAATGACAAGACATAAATACTTTCTAATAAATTAGTTTTTCCTTGAGCATTATCACCGACAAAAACATTTAATTTAGGTGAAAAATCTAAAGATAGCTGCGTATAATTACGATAATTAGTTAAGGTAATCTCATTTAATTGCATGTCTATTCATCTTCTAAAGACATTTTTTCCATAAAAAAAGTACCTACGTCAGGTATTTCAATCATCATAGTAGGGTAAAGTTTTCTTCCCCTACGATTTTCTGGCTCCCCATCGACAAAAACAGCATGTTCTTGCAAATACCACTTAGCCATACCACCACTTGATATTACAGTGATTTCTTTTAAAAACTGACCTAGAGTAATATATTCTGAATTTAATAAAAATGTTTCTTTCATAATTTTTTCACCTTCTATTCAAGATAAATTTCTTCCTTTTATTATACCTGTTTTAAAGGATAAAAACAAATTATCTTTAATAAAAGGTTCATTTAGACAACTTATTAACAAATCGATAGTTTTTATGCAATTTGCTTCAAATTCCTTAGAACGTAAAATATTCAATTTTTTTAGATAAAAAAACTACCTTATGAAAAGGCAGTCATTTTTTAATTTGTACGAACTGGTGTAATTAACTGAATAAAATCAATGTCTTTATTTTTAGGTTCCAAAGTAAATGGACGAATTGGTGAAATAAAATTAATGACAACATCTATATTTCCAAATGATTTTAAAGAATCTTTCATGTAATCAGGATTGAAAGAAATTGTGATAGGATCTCCACTCACTTCAATATAAGATAAACTCTCTTCAACATTTCCAATTTCTGGTGAATTACCATAAATTGTCACTTGATCTGAATCAATTGACAATTTGACAATATTATTTCGCCCTTCATGTGACAGCAATGATGCTCTATCAATTGCTGCTAGTAATTGTGTAACATTAAAACAAATTTCAGTATTAAATTTAGTTGGGATTAAGCGATTAGTATCAGGATAATTTCCCTCTAATAAACGAGAATAAAAATTCATTGTTTCTGTTTTAAATAAAATTTGGTTGTCCATAATAGAAATTTGAACTAATTCTTCCTCATCTTTAAATGATCGAGATAATTCTTGCAAACTTTTTCCAGGAATAACTACATCAAAAGATTGTTCTATGTCATGTAATTCAATTTTTCTTTGACTTAATCTATGACTATCTGTTGCGACAGCTAGCAAGATATTTTCTTGAAGTGTTAAATGAACTCCAGTTAAAATAGGACGACTTTCTTGCATTG contains:
- the rpsR gene encoding 30S ribosomal protein S18 is translated as MAAQQRRGGRRRRKVCYFTANHIDHIDYKDVELLKRFISERGKILPRRVTGTSAKYQRKLTIAIKRARIMGLLPFVGEE
- the ssb gene encoding single-stranded DNA-binding protein, giving the protein MINNVVLVGRLTRDPDLRYTSNGSAVATFTLAVNRNFTNQSGEREADFVNCVIWRKSAETLANYAKKGTLLGVTGRIQTRNYENQQGQKVYVTEVVCENFQLLESRNASEQRSQQSAGGFNDFSQQGQQTQQQSSFGKSQNQGNSMPNFDRDSDPFGGSEQIDISDDDLPF
- the rpsF gene encoding 30S ribosomal protein S6; this translates as MSQVSNYEIMYIIRPNIDDEAKTALVDRFNTILTENGAEVLESKQWEKRRLAYEIQNYREGIYHIVKVSAENADAINEFDRLAKINDDMLRHMIVKEEA
- the gyrA gene encoding DNA gyrase subunit A, whose translation is MSEEIKENIQDINLTQEMEESFIDYAMSVIVSRALPDVRDGLKPVHRRILYGMNEMGVTPDKAHKKSARIVGDVMGKYHPHGDNAIYESMVRMAQPFSYRYMLVDGHGNFGSVDGDGAAAMRYTEARMSKIAAEMLRDINKDTVNFQKNYDETEREPEVLPARFPNLLVNGTTGIAVGMATNIPPHNLNEVIDAIKLLMDNAEVTTNELMEALPGPDFPTGGLVMGKSGIRKAYDTGKGSIIVRAKVDIEEKKNGRERIIVTELPYMVNKAKLVERIAELHREKRIEGITDLRDESSREGMRIVIEIRRDMSVSVVLNNLYKLTSLQTSFGFNMLAIVKGVPKVLGLKPILEYYIEHQEEVIVRRTEFDKNKAEARAHILEGLRIALDHIDEIIKTIRSSDSDDIAKTTLIERFNLSDRQSQAILDMRLRRLTGLEREKIEAEYQNLLIFIADLKDILANPDRVLEIIRTELDEIQQKYGDDRRTELLVGEVLSLEDEDLIEEEDIVITLTHNGYIKRLPSTEFRTQNRGGRGVQGMGVHDDDFVENLVSCSTHDTLLFFTDTGKVYRAKGYEIPEYGRTAKGIPIINLLGIDSSEKIEAIISVEGKADSNQYLFFTTKLGTVKRTSVSEFSNIRTNGLKAIGLKDDDSLINVALTDGHENIIIGTHQGYSVTFNEERVRFMGRTAAGVRGIRLREDDYVIGMDILRDDTEVLVITEKGYGKRTSSAEYPVKGRGGKGIKTVNITEKNGNLAGLTIVDGTEDIMLVTNKGVIIRFELSTVSQTGRATQGVRLIRLEENALVSTMATIEAEKEVEEIEFVESEEIKES
- the gyrB gene encoding DNA topoisomerase (ATP-hydrolyzing) subunit B, coding for MKEELNQHEYDASQIQVLEGLEAVRKRPGMYIGSTGPQGLHHLVWEIVDNSIDEALAGHCTEINVIIEEDNSITVIDNGRGIPVGIQEKTGRPAVETVFTVLHAGGKFGGGGYKVSGGLHGVGSSVVNALSEKLQVKVLKDGKVHFQEFERGVVVDDLTIIGETDQRGTIVNFKPDSDIFKETTVFEYDKLASRIRELAFLNRDLKISIEDRRVEPHKKEAFHYAGGIKSYVEYLNKNKTVLFEEPIYTEGEQQDITVEVALQYTDGYHTNLLSFANNIHTYEGGTHEFGFRTALTRVINDYAKRQKILKENDENLSGDDVREGMTAVISIKHPEPQFEGQTKTKLGNSEVRTVTDRLFSEAFNKFLLENPDVAKRIVEKGILASKARLAAKRAREVTRRKGALEISSLPGKLADCSSRDPEKSELYIVEGDSAGGSAKTGRDRKTQAILPIRGKILNVEKASMEKILANQEIRSLFTAMGTGFGEDFDVSKARYHKLIIMTDADVDGAHIRTLLLTLFYRYMRPVVEAGYVYIAQPPLYGVKQGKNITYIQPGKDADKRLVEAIEALPATPKPNIQRYKGLGEMDDHQLWDTTMDPEKRTMLRVSVEDAIKADAVFEMLMGDKVEPRREFIEANAHYVKNLDI
- the recF gene encoding DNA replication/repair protein RecF (All proteins in this family for which functions are known are DNA-binding proteins that assist the filamentation of RecA onto DNA for the initiation of recombination or recombinational repair.) — encoded protein: MQLNEITLTNYRNYTQLSLDFSPKLNVFVGDNAQGKTNLLESIYVLSLTKSHRSNHEKEIIAWNQDFARIKGLVGKKNSNIELTMIVSSKGKKTKVNGLEQSKLSQYIGHLNVILFAPEDLSLVKGSPQNRRKFLDMEIGQINPKYLYYLSKYQTVLKQRNQYLKKMAFQKKHDPLYLDVLNEQLATSGSVVLKQRLYFVQLLEKWANEIHQKISFGKENLAILYKSQMSLTSELSESDIYKLLLHDLKQAEDKDLNQLTTTVGPHRDDLVFMVNEQNVQTYGSQGQQRTTALSVKLAEIELINEELGEYPILLLDDVLSELDDDRQVQLMEFIDNKLQTFLTTTSVGHLEDKLKIKPKIFYISNGEVERISDDIDR
- the yaaA gene encoding S4 domain-containing protein YaaA translates to MKETFLLNSEYITLGQFLKEITVISSGGMAKWYLQEHAVFVDGEPENRRGRKLYPTMMIEIPDVGTFFMEKMSLEDE
- the dnaN gene encoding DNA polymerase III subunit beta, producing the protein MKVTLNRTTFLEELGTVQRAISGKTTIPILTGVKVTLTESGLTLTGSNADISIETFLSVEDEKANMLIESTGSIVIQARFFNEIIKKLPESTLTLELIENNQVIITSGKALFNVNGLNSENYPHLPVVDNTTSLQLPARVLNKLIGETVFAVSMQESRPILTGVHLTLQENILLAVATDSHRLSQRKIELHDIEQSFDVVIPGKSLQELSRSFKDEEELVQISIMDNQILFKTETMNFYSRLLEGNYPDTNRLIPTKFNTEICFNVTQLLAAIDRASLLSHEGRNNIVKLSIDSDQVTIYGNSPEIGNVEESLSYIEVSGDPITISFNPDYMKDSLKSFGNIDVVINFISPIRPFTLEPKNKDIDFIQLITPVRTN